A segment of the Planifilum fimeticola genome:
CGGACAGCTTTACCTACCAAGCCAGCGACGGAAGCGCCCTGTCCAATGTCGCCACCGTCACCATTGATGTGTTGACTCCGTGACAAATAGATATTGAAAAAAATGACTCCCCCTATCCGTCAGGTTATAGGGGGCTTTTTGATGAAAACGGGCAAAAAACAAGCGTCTATTTTCTGAGAGGTTTGTAATATTTGCCCTTACTCTTTTATTCTCCGACAAATAATCTATGATCACGGAGGTGAAGAAGAGTGGTGTTAAATAACACGCTGAATGAAGTATTTGATTTTGTCGAAGAGATCTTGGGTATCGTTCTCAACCGGGGCGTTCCGGACGACCAGTCCATCAGACGTTTGTTCCAATCCTACTTGGGGATGAACGTCACCGTTGAAACGACCGGAGGCGACGTAACCGGACAAGTAACCTTTGTCGGATCCGATTTCCTCGAGCTGCAAGCGGGCGGGGAGATCATTTTGATTCCGTTCAGCAGCATTATCTTTGTCTCTCCCCAGGGAGGTGTGATGTGAGATGGATCTGGAAAACCGGCTTCGCCAATTCATCGGCCGTACGGTCCAAGTGGTGGTTCCCCAGGGCAGCGGCCCGTTTGAAGGACAACTCGTCAGCGTGACCAACGGTGCCTTCACGATTCAGACGGCTCCTCCGCCGGGATACGGCTCTTCCAGCCTTCTGACCTTCCTCATCCGAAACATCAGCTATGTGAGGATCCTGGCATAAATGATATTAATCACCGGCGCCGCGGGATATATCGGAACCAAAGTGGTTGAATTTCTGTCGAAACAAGGCGTGCCGATCCGGGCGATCGACAACTTCCGAGTACAGCCCGTGTCCGAGATCAACGGTGTTCCCATCGAGAAGATGGATCTGACGGCGGAAGAGGATGTGAAAAAGATGGTCCGGGATGTCGACACCATCATCCATCTCGGGGCCGTCAGCGATATCGCCCAATGTGAAATCCAGGCAAGGGATGCGGTACTGATCAATCTGCTCTCCCTCAAATACTTGATCCGCGAAGCCGTCAACGCAGGTGTCGCTAAAATCATCTTCCCCTCCTCTTTCGCCGTCTATGATCCTCGCTCGACGACGATCACCGAGCAATCGCCGGTTAATCCCAGAAACTTTTACGGACAACTCAAGAAGTGGGCGGAAGAGATGCTTCTCGCCGAACAAGCCAGAGGAAATCTGGAAACCGTGATCTTTCGACAGTCCAATGTTTACGGAAAGAGCTGGGTGTCGAAGCAAACCGTAGTTGAAAGCTTCTGCAGGGCTCTGCTTGCAAATCAAAAAATCCTGGTCCGCGGAACCGGGCGGCAGACCCGCAACTTCATCCACGTGGATGATGTGGTATGGGCCTACTACCAGGCCCTGTCCCCTTCCATCCGCGGCGTATACAATCTCGGCGGAGAAGAGACCCGTAGCATTTGGGATCTCGCACTTCTGGTCAACCAAGTCGGACAGGAGTGCCTCGGACGGTCCGTGCCCATCGTCCGCCAGCAGGAAGATGGCTTCAGGGAAGAAAGGACGTACTTCACCGCATTGGACAACAGAAAAATCAAAACGCTCTTCAAGGGGAAAAAAATGAAGAGCCTCAAAGAGGGGATACGGGAATACTTCCTGGAGCCCGCTTAGGATCAATTAGGATCTTGGAGGAAGATTGGAAAGCCACTGGTCTTCGGGAACCGCCCGGAAGGGTTTGGCCGGAACCCCTTTGACAATGGTTTTGACGGGGACATCCCTGGTCACCACACTGCCCGCCGCAACAAATCCCTCTTCATGAATCGTCACTCCCGGAAGCAAGACCGCTCCGGCCCCAATTCTTCCTCCTCTTTTTACATGAACCCCCTTAAAAGTGATCGGATGCGGGGCGCGGGCCGCAAAGGGGTCGTTCGACGTAACCACGCAGGGAGCCACGAACACATCGTCCTCCAATCGGGAGTACGCCGTAATATACGCATTGGTCTCCAACTTGACCCGGTCTCCGACCTGAATGTGATTTTCCAGCGTCACCCCTCTTCCGACGACACACTTCTTTCCAACCACCACATGTTCTCTTACGGTCACGAGATCCGCGATGA
Coding sequences within it:
- a CDS encoding NAD-dependent epimerase/dehydratase family protein, which produces MILITGAAGYIGTKVVEFLSKQGVPIRAIDNFRVQPVSEINGVPIEKMDLTAEEDVKKMVRDVDTIIHLGAVSDIAQCEIQARDAVLINLLSLKYLIREAVNAGVAKIIFPSSFAVYDPRSTTITEQSPVNPRNFYGQLKKWAEEMLLAEQARGNLETVIFRQSNVYGKSWVSKQTVVESFCRALLANQKILVRGTGRQTRNFIHVDDVVWAYYQALSPSIRGVYNLGGEETRSIWDLALLVNQVGQECLGRSVPIVRQQEDGFREERTYFTALDNRKIKTLFKGKKMKSLKEGIREYFLEPA
- a CDS encoding acyltransferase, translating into MKSFIHPQAQLGRNVRIGMSSYIGPQVIIGDEVEIGSHVIIHEQTMIGDRVEIGDNTILGKKPMRKREANTAPAKIRNDVQIGSNSILYRGCVIGEHCFIADLVTVREHVVVGKKCVVGRGVTLENHIQVGDRVKLETNAYITAYSRLEDDVFVAPCVVTSNDPFAARAPHPITFKGVHVKRGGRIGAGAVLLPGVTIHEEGFVAAGSVVTRDVPVKTIVKGVPAKPFRAVPEDQWLSNLPPRS
- a CDS encoding DUF2642 domain-containing protein; protein product: MVLNNTLNEVFDFVEEILGIVLNRGVPDDQSIRRLFQSYLGMNVTVETTGGDVTGQVTFVGSDFLELQAGGEIILIPFSSIIFVSPQGGVM